A section of the Leptotrichia buccalis C-1013-b genome encodes:
- a CDS encoding thioredoxin family protein, which produces MSSVINYSGEDFENETVSQTGLTLVDFYAIWCGPCQMLEKVLVEVSKNSNCKIVRIDVDDYPKFGSKFKIRGLPTLILFKEGKIVETLNGFKTFDEIMEKINLHN; this is translated from the coding sequence ATGAGTAGTGTCATCAATTATTCTGGAGAAGATTTTGAAAATGAAACAGTTTCTCAGACGGGACTTACACTTGTTGATTTTTATGCTATCTGGTGCGGTCCTTGTCAAATGCTTGAAAAGGTTCTTGTTGAAGTGAGTAAAAATTCTAACTGTAAAATTGTTAGAATTGATGTTGATGATTATCCGAAATTTGGGTCAAAATTTAAGATAAGAGGATTGCCTACACTAATACTTTTTAAAGAAGGTAAAATTGTGGAAACATTAAATGGTTTCAAAACTTTTGATGAGATTATGGAAAAAATTAATTTACATAATTAA
- the galE gene encoding UDP-glucose 4-epimerase GalE produces MKTILVPGGAGYIGSHTVLDLIKKGFNPIIVDDFSNSSKKVISILEELSGKEITFYELDVKNKEGLRKIFNENKIDAVINFAGFKAVGESVEKPLMYYENNLFGMITLLEVMKEFDVKNIVFSSSATVYGIPEKMPLVESDPMGATNPYGRTKLMIENILVDLAASDDTWNIIALRYFNPLGAHESGKIGEDPNGIPNNLAPYITQVAVGKLEKLHIFGNDYDTPDGTCIRDFVHVNDLAAGHSAAINYLFSRNIGFEAINLGSEKGYSVLEILKNFEKAVGKTIPYVIDGRRAGDIAVSYADASKAKKLLNWEAKYTIEDMCRDSWNWQKKNPNGFKN; encoded by the coding sequence ATGAAAACAATTTTAGTGCCGGGAGGAGCAGGATATATCGGTTCTCACACAGTTTTAGACTTGATAAAAAAAGGATTTAATCCAATTATAGTGGATGATTTCAGTAATTCGAGCAAAAAGGTTATTTCAATTTTAGAAGAGCTTTCTGGAAAAGAAATTACTTTTTACGAACTTGATGTAAAAAATAAAGAAGGTTTGAGAAAAATCTTTAACGAAAACAAAATTGATGCTGTAATTAATTTTGCTGGATTTAAGGCGGTTGGAGAATCTGTGGAAAAACCGCTCATGTATTATGAAAATAATTTATTTGGAATGATTACTTTGCTTGAAGTAATGAAGGAATTTGATGTAAAAAATATTGTATTCAGCTCATCTGCCACTGTTTACGGTATTCCTGAAAAAATGCCTTTAGTCGAAAGCGATCCAATGGGTGCAACAAATCCTTATGGACGTACAAAACTGATGATTGAAAATATTTTAGTCGACTTAGCAGCTTCTGATGATACTTGGAACATTATCGCCCTTAGATACTTCAATCCACTTGGGGCTCACGAAAGTGGAAAAATCGGAGAAGATCCAAACGGCATTCCAAACAACCTTGCCCCTTACATAACTCAAGTCGCAGTAGGAAAGCTGGAAAAACTGCATATTTTTGGAAACGACTACGACACACCTGACGGAACTTGCATAAGAGATTTTGTCCACGTAAATGATTTGGCGGCAGGACATTCAGCAGCTATAAACTATTTATTCAGTCGAAATATTGGATTTGAAGCAATAAATTTAGGAAGCGAAAAAGGTTACAGTGTCCTTGAAATTTTAAAAAACTTTGAAAAAGCCGTTGGAAAAACTATCCCGTATGTAATTGATGGACGTAGAGCAGGAGATATCGCTGTGTCCTATGCTGATGCCTCAAAAGCCAAAAAATTATTAAACTGGGAAGCAAAATACACTATCGAAGATATGTGTAGAGATTCTTGGAACTGGCAGAAAAAAAATCCAAATGGATTTAAGAATTAA
- a CDS encoding aminopeptidase has translation MNNFEEKLNKYAEVIIKIGANVQKGQKVWINCTTDALPLVYKVTELAYQVGASDVHVKLTDDKLSRLHAEYQSKEVYSHIPQWAIDERNDYLDNNVVFIHILSSSPNLFAGIDAEKLGALTKNAGEAYKHYRTCIMTDINSWTIASYPSADWAKLVFPDEANTDIAQEKLLDAILKTVRVDKADPVKAWEEHRQNLTEKAEFLNNKNFVALHYTSKGTDLTVGLPKNHIWVAAGSKNAKGADFLPNMPTEEVFTAGDRDRVDGYVSNKKPLSYQGNIIDNFKLTFKDGKVVDFEAEQGYEILKQLLDTDEGSRRIGEVALVPNDSPISNSGLLYYQTLFDENASNHLALGAAYPTNVKNGTKMTEEELEKAHINQSISHVDFMIGDAEMDIDGILEDGTKIPVFRKGNWAF, from the coding sequence ATGAACAACTTTGAAGAAAAATTAAATAAATATGCAGAAGTAATTATAAAAATTGGAGCAAATGTACAGAAAGGACAGAAAGTCTGGATAAACTGTACAACTGATGCTTTGCCATTGGTTTACAAAGTTACTGAATTAGCTTATCAAGTGGGAGCAAGTGATGTTCATGTAAAATTGACTGATGATAAATTATCTAGACTTCACGCTGAATATCAGTCAAAAGAAGTCTATTCACACATCCCGCAATGGGCAATTGATGAAAGAAATGACTATCTTGATAACAATGTCGTATTTATACACATTTTAAGCAGTTCTCCAAACTTATTTGCAGGAATTGACGCTGAAAAGCTGGGAGCATTGACAAAAAATGCAGGAGAAGCCTATAAACATTACAGAACATGCATTATGACAGACATAAATTCATGGACAATTGCTAGCTATCCTTCAGCAGACTGGGCAAAACTTGTATTCCCAGATGAAGCAAATACTGACATTGCACAGGAAAAACTGCTTGATGCTATATTAAAGACTGTAAGAGTTGACAAGGCTGATCCAGTTAAAGCTTGGGAAGAACATAGACAAAACTTGACTGAAAAAGCTGAATTTTTAAACAATAAAAACTTTGTAGCACTTCACTATACTTCAAAAGGTACTGATTTGACAGTAGGACTTCCTAAAAATCACATCTGGGTGGCAGCAGGAAGCAAAAATGCGAAAGGTGCGGATTTCTTACCAAATATGCCGACAGAAGAAGTGTTTACGGCTGGAGACAGAGATCGTGTAGATGGATATGTTTCAAATAAAAAACCGCTTTCTTATCAGGGAAATATTATTGATAACTTCAAATTGACTTTTAAGGATGGAAAAGTTGTTGATTTTGAAGCAGAACAAGGATATGAGATTTTGAAACAGCTTCTTGATACTGATGAAGGTTCTAGAAGAATTGGAGAAGTTGCCCTTGTGCCAAATGATTCTCCTATTTCTAACTCAGGACTCCTTTACTACCAGACATTATTTGACGAAAACGCCTCAAACCATCTGGCATTGGGTGCTGCATACCCAACTAATGTAAAAAATGGGACAAAAATGACTGAAGAGGAACTGGAAAAAGCTCATATTAACCAGTCAATTTCACACGTTGACTTTATGATTGGCGATGCAGAAATGGATATTGATGGAATTTTGGAAGATGGGACAAAAATTCCTGTATTTAGAAAAGGAAACTGGGCATTTTAA
- a CDS encoding PTS transporter subunit IIABC, whose amino-acid sequence MNKNKKENQIFLTLQTIGRAFFLPVSILPVAGLLLGLGASFTNPKTIAFYHLDGLLAQGTPMNYVLTVMNNVGLAVFANLPLIFAMAVALGMAKKEKGVAVLSSGLSFIIMHTTIKTLLVFSGKILPDGTVSEKVLDGAISSVLGIQTLEMGVFGGIIVGLGVAFLHNRFYKTKLPAAISFFSGVRFVPIICTFAYIVVGFISFAIWPVIQQGIFSIGRVVTGSGDIGIFIFGFMERILIPFGLHHIWYIPFWQTGLGGSAMIDGTMVSGAQNIFFAELVSPNTTRFSIDAAKFMTGKYSFMMGGLPGAALAMYHCAKPNKKKIVGGLLLSAALTSFLTGITEPIEFTFLFVAPFVFVVHCIFAGISFALMRILDIAIGTTFSCGLIDFTLYGILPGSSKTHWVRLLPIFVIYFVLYYFFFKFVIQKWNLKTPGREDDDEDTKLYTKDDYNTMRDSRKQGAVAEDTVSQAIIDGLGGLDNFGDVTCCATRLRMRVNNMDLVNEAALKRTGAMGVIKKGSGIQVVYGPTVSVIKSNLTEYIEKIKEHGMEASFAQEKPGRSIDLNVLNLSEDSVNENYESLEAINQIIAPYKGKIYDIENISDKIFNTKVLGDGFAIEIEGDEIIAPTDGTVVNVYTTEHAFIIQDKFGHNILIHVGLGISGLSGEGIKLFKKIGDTVKKGEKIGTLDRNAITKAGISLVSPVTFLNVDKAKYGIKVEKTGNVEAGEETVIFITKK is encoded by the coding sequence ATGAACAAGAACAAGAAAGAAAATCAGATTTTTCTTACGTTACAGACAATAGGAAGAGCTTTCTTCCTGCCAGTTTCGATTTTACCAGTTGCTGGATTGTTATTAGGTTTAGGAGCCTCATTTACAAATCCTAAGACAATAGCATTTTATCATTTAGATGGATTGCTTGCACAAGGGACACCTATGAATTATGTTCTTACTGTAATGAATAACGTTGGACTTGCAGTATTTGCTAATTTGCCTTTGATATTTGCGATGGCGGTAGCATTGGGAATGGCGAAAAAGGAAAAAGGGGTTGCAGTGCTCTCTTCTGGACTTTCGTTTATAATAATGCATACAACTATTAAAACGTTATTGGTATTTAGTGGAAAAATTTTACCTGATGGGACTGTTTCGGAAAAAGTACTGGATGGTGCGATAAGTTCGGTGCTTGGGATACAAACGCTTGAGATGGGAGTGTTTGGAGGAATTATAGTAGGACTTGGAGTTGCATTTTTACATAATAGATTTTATAAGACAAAACTTCCTGCGGCAATATCATTTTTTTCAGGAGTTAGATTTGTGCCAATTATATGTACGTTTGCTTATATTGTTGTAGGATTTATTTCCTTTGCGATTTGGCCAGTTATTCAACAGGGAATATTCTCAATTGGAAGAGTTGTAACAGGTTCGGGGGACATTGGAATATTTATTTTTGGATTTATGGAAAGAATATTGATACCTTTTGGACTGCATCACATCTGGTATATTCCATTCTGGCAAACAGGGCTAGGTGGAAGTGCAATGATAGACGGAACAATGGTTTCAGGAGCGCAAAACATATTCTTTGCAGAATTAGTATCGCCAAATACTACACGTTTTAGCATAGATGCGGCGAAATTTATGACAGGAAAATATTCATTTATGATGGGTGGACTTCCAGGAGCAGCTCTTGCAATGTATCATTGTGCAAAACCAAATAAAAAGAAAATAGTTGGAGGATTGTTACTTTCAGCGGCTTTAACAAGTTTTCTTACAGGGATTACAGAGCCTATTGAATTTACATTCTTATTCGTAGCGCCTTTCGTATTTGTTGTTCATTGTATTTTTGCGGGAATTTCATTTGCACTTATGAGAATACTTGATATAGCGATAGGAACAACCTTTTCATGCGGATTAATAGACTTCACATTATATGGAATTTTGCCGGGAAGTTCAAAAACGCACTGGGTTAGATTATTGCCAATATTTGTAATATATTTTGTACTCTATTATTTCTTCTTTAAATTTGTTATACAAAAATGGAATTTAAAAACTCCAGGAAGAGAAGACGATGATGAAGATACAAAATTATACACAAAAGATGATTACAATACTATGAGAGACAGCCGGAAACAGGGGGCAGTAGCGGAAGATACAGTTTCACAAGCAATTATAGATGGACTTGGAGGACTTGATAATTTTGGTGATGTTACGTGCTGTGCAACTAGACTGAGAATGCGTGTAAATAATATGGATTTAGTAAATGAAGCGGCATTAAAGCGTACAGGAGCAATGGGAGTTATCAAAAAAGGAAGTGGAATTCAAGTTGTATATGGACCTACTGTATCAGTTATCAAAAGTAATTTGACAGAATATATTGAAAAAATAAAAGAACATGGTATGGAAGCTTCATTTGCCCAAGAAAAACCAGGAAGAAGTATAGACTTGAATGTATTGAACTTGAGTGAAGATAGCGTAAATGAAAATTATGAGTCTCTTGAAGCAATAAATCAGATAATTGCCCCATATAAAGGTAAAATATATGATATTGAAAACATTAGTGATAAAATATTTAATACAAAGGTTCTTGGAGATGGTTTTGCAATAGAAATTGAAGGCGATGAAATAATCGCTCCAACTGATGGAACAGTAGTAAATGTTTATACAACAGAGCATGCCTTTATTATTCAGGACAAGTTTGGACATAATATTCTGATACACGTTGGACTTGGAATATCTGGATTAAGTGGTGAAGGCATAAAATTATTCAAGAAAATAGGAGATACAGTTAAAAAAGGCGAAAAAATTGGTACATTAGATAGAAATGCGATAACAAAAGCAGGAATTTCGTTAGTTTCACCTGTAACTTTCTTAAATGTAGACAAGGCAAAATATGGTATAAAAGTTGAAAAAACTGGAAATGTAGAAGCTGGAGAAGAAACAGTTATATTTATAACTAAAAAATAG
- a CDS encoding DeoR/GlpR family DNA-binding transcription regulator, producing the protein MLKNERQDIILMKLNNKGKVVVGELAIDLSVSEDTIRRDLAEMDSKGLLKRVFGGALPLNRYALNYTERENFEPELKYELALKGVKLLKDGQLVAIDGSTTNLQLARAIPVNLSLTVITNSLAIASELSNHKNIEIIMVGGNLFQKIMTNVGDSAVEQIKEYYPDICFMGAYAIHPLMGITSPYEKEVSVKRQFIKSSSRVVTLIIPNKFNVIMPYKVCDMADVTTIITDKSVSEEILEEYEKIGIECI; encoded by the coding sequence ATGCTGAAAAATGAAAGACAAGATATAATTTTAATGAAACTTAATAACAAAGGTAAAGTTGTAGTTGGAGAACTTGCGATTGATTTGTCGGTTTCTGAAGATACGATAAGAAGAGATCTCGCTGAAATGGATTCAAAGGGACTGTTAAAAAGAGTTTTTGGAGGAGCGCTGCCTTTAAACAGATACGCTTTGAACTACACAGAAAGGGAAAATTTTGAGCCTGAATTAAAATACGAACTGGCATTGAAAGGAGTAAAACTTCTAAAAGATGGTCAATTAGTGGCAATAGACGGAAGTACTACAAATTTGCAGCTTGCAAGGGCGATTCCTGTTAATTTGTCACTAACGGTAATTACAAATAGTCTTGCTATAGCAAGTGAACTTTCTAATCATAAAAATATAGAAATAATAATGGTTGGAGGCAATCTGTTTCAAAAGATTATGACCAATGTGGGAGATTCGGCGGTGGAGCAGATAAAGGAATATTATCCAGATATTTGTTTTATGGGAGCTTATGCAATTCATCCTCTTATGGGAATAACAAGCCCTTATGAAAAGGAAGTTAGTGTAAAACGTCAGTTTATAAAGTCTTCAAGCAGAGTTGTGACGTTAATTATACCAAATAAATTTAATGTAATAATGCCTTATAAAGTATGTGATATGGCAGATGTTACGACAATTATAACAGATAAGAGTGTATCGGAAGAGATACTGGAAGAGTATGAAAAAATAGGAATTGAATGCATTTAA
- a CDS encoding glycyl radical protein, with translation MREFVLKSERVKKLRESALSKFPGVSVERGRLLTKAYKEHEGKSKYIVRAYAVKEILENMTIYIKDGELIVGNQSVDERTAPLFPEYAVDWIVDEIKEKGNFDHRDGDKFRIPEEEIPELLEICEWWRGKTLKDRAHAQMPQEIKEAGIAKIIHGEGNMTSGDGHIVPDFKKVLTKGLKGVIEEAKASIEKVDITVYGGYNKIDFLKAVEIVAQATIDFAHRFANLAKELAEKETDPQRKEELLQIQKNCLNVPENPAKTFWEGVQAIWFIHLVIQIESNGHSASLGRVDQYLYPLYKKDVLEGDLDREFAKEMLQCLWVKLYSVIKVRSTSHSGYGAGYPTYQNVTIGGSTPSGKDSTNELSYLILESVGENKLTQPNLSARFHINSPEKFIRKCAEVAATGYGMPAMHTDEIIVPALLNKGVKIEDAYNYSMVGCVEVAVPGKWGYRCTGMTFLNFVKATELVLNDGYDARTGLQLLKAGKLTDYETYEDLWEAWKKYMKHYTKLSVALDALSDTHLEDFPDILLSSLVDDCIGRGLSAKEGGAVYDIISGLQVGIANAANSLYALKTTVFDNQILTKEEVYNALQTNYEGENGERIRKILLEVPKYGNDIDEVDEFATNIYWTYIDEIQKYHNTRYGRGPINGGYGVSTSGISSNVPMGTVSGATPDGRYAYTPAAEGGSPTQGTDTNGPTAVLNSVNKLPTLMITGGQLLNQKYSPELVNTPEQFEKFVNVIKSFISSKGWHIQFNIISGKTLKQAQVEPEKHRDIIVRVAGYCAQFVTLDRTTQNDIISRTEQRI, from the coding sequence ATGAGAGAATTTGTTTTAAAAAGTGAAAGAGTAAAAAAATTAAGAGAATCAGCTTTATCAAAATTTCCTGGTGTCAGTGTCGAAAGAGGAAGACTTTTGACAAAAGCATACAAAGAACATGAAGGAAAATCAAAATACATTGTTCGTGCTTATGCAGTTAAAGAAATTTTAGAAAACATGACAATATACATAAAAGATGGAGAACTTATTGTGGGAAATCAGTCTGTTGATGAAAGAACGGCACCTCTTTTTCCAGAATATGCAGTGGATTGGATTGTTGATGAAATTAAGGAAAAAGGAAACTTTGACCATAGAGATGGAGATAAATTCAGAATTCCTGAAGAAGAAATTCCTGAACTTTTGGAAATATGTGAATGGTGGCGTGGAAAAACATTAAAAGATAGAGCGCACGCTCAGATGCCACAGGAAATAAAAGAAGCTGGAATCGCAAAAATTATTCACGGTGAAGGAAATATGACTTCTGGTGACGGACATATTGTACCTGATTTTAAAAAGGTTTTGACAAAAGGACTAAAAGGCGTGATTGAAGAAGCTAAGGCTTCTATAGAAAAAGTAGACATTACAGTTTATGGCGGGTACAATAAAATTGACTTCTTAAAGGCTGTAGAAATTGTAGCACAGGCAACTATTGATTTTGCTCATAGATTTGCAAATTTGGCAAAGGAACTTGCTGAAAAGGAAACTGATCCTCAAAGAAAAGAAGAATTACTTCAAATTCAAAAAAACTGTCTAAACGTACCTGAAAATCCTGCTAAGACATTCTGGGAAGGAGTACAGGCAATCTGGTTTATTCATTTAGTAATTCAGATTGAAAGCAACGGACATTCAGCTTCTCTTGGAAGAGTGGATCAGTATTTATATCCTCTTTACAAAAAAGATGTGTTGGAAGGGGATTTAGACAGGGAATTTGCAAAAGAAATGCTGCAATGCTTATGGGTAAAACTTTACTCTGTAATAAAAGTCCGTTCAACTTCGCATTCTGGTTACGGTGCAGGTTATCCAACTTATCAGAATGTTACAATAGGAGGATCGACTCCAAGCGGAAAAGATTCTACAAATGAATTAAGCTATCTGATTTTAGAAAGTGTCGGAGAAAATAAACTTACACAGCCAAACCTGTCAGCAAGATTTCACATAAATTCTCCAGAAAAATTTATTAGAAAATGTGCCGAAGTAGCAGCAACAGGTTATGGAATGCCTGCAATGCATACAGATGAAATAATAGTTCCTGCACTGTTAAACAAAGGTGTAAAAATTGAAGATGCCTACAATTATTCAATGGTTGGATGTGTAGAAGTGGCTGTTCCTGGAAAATGGGGATATAGATGTACAGGAATGACTTTCTTAAACTTTGTAAAAGCAACTGAACTTGTGTTAAATGACGGTTATGACGCTAGAACTGGACTTCAATTATTAAAAGCAGGGAAACTGACTGACTATGAAACTTATGAGGATTTATGGGAAGCATGGAAAAAATATATGAAACACTATACAAAACTGTCTGTTGCGCTTGATGCATTGTCTGATACACATTTAGAAGATTTTCCTGATATCTTATTATCAAGCCTTGTTGATGACTGTATTGGAAGAGGACTTTCAGCAAAAGAGGGTGGAGCAGTTTACGACATTATTTCAGGACTTCAAGTTGGAATTGCAAATGCCGCAAATTCACTTTATGCATTAAAAACTACTGTTTTTGATAATCAAATCCTAACAAAAGAAGAAGTTTACAATGCACTACAAACAAATTATGAAGGTGAAAATGGGGAAAGAATCAGAAAAATATTGTTAGAAGTGCCTAAATATGGTAATGATATTGATGAAGTGGATGAATTTGCTACAAACATCTACTGGACATACATTGATGAAATTCAGAAATACCATAATACAAGATATGGAAGAGGACCAATTAATGGTGGTTACGGAGTTTCAACATCTGGAATTTCTTCAAATGTGCCAATGGGAACAGTGAGCGGTGCGACTCCAGACGGAAGATACGCTTATACTCCTGCAGCAGAAGGAGGTTCTCCGACTCAGGGAACTGACACAAACGGCCCAACAGCTGTATTAAATTCTGTAAACAAATTGCCAACTTTAATGATTACAGGTGGACAATTATTGAATCAAAAATATTCGCCTGAACTGGTAAATACTCCAGAACAGTTTGAAAAATTTGTAAATGTAATAAAATCATTTATAAGTTCAAAAGGATGGCATATTCAATTTAACATTATTTCAGGAAAAACATTGAAACAAGCGCAAGTTGAACCTGAAAAACATAGAGATATAATAGTAAGAGTTGCTGGATACTGCGCTCAATTTGTTACACTTGACAGAACTACACAAAATGATATTATTTCAAGAACTGAACAAAGAATATAA
- a CDS encoding glycyl-radical enzyme activating protein, whose amino-acid sequence MRALVTDIERGATFDGPGIRTVVYFKGCPLRCLWCSNPETQKLENEFWDYDGSLYKGNKTSCSGCPAANTLKQVAKDMTLEEVFAIVMKDENFYRNSGGGVTLSGGEILVNSAFAIELFEKLKEEYINTAIETTGYGNYKDFEKLAKLTDTILFDIKHMDNEKHKKYTAVSNEIILKNLTKLSEWHKRIIMRFPFIKGINDDEKNIHETAKFLKKLNLLEVNILPYHTMGLEKYKKLGREYPMKTLEKHTQDELNNALNIMKSYGLQAKLNG is encoded by the coding sequence ATGAGAGCGTTAGTTACAGATATTGAAAGAGGAGCCACATTTGATGGACCAGGAATCAGAACAGTCGTGTATTTTAAAGGATGTCCACTTAGATGTCTGTGGTGTTCCAATCCTGAAACACAAAAGCTGGAAAACGAATTTTGGGATTATGACGGCTCTCTTTATAAAGGAAATAAAACTTCATGTTCTGGCTGTCCTGCTGCAAATACACTAAAACAAGTTGCAAAAGATATGACGCTGGAAGAAGTGTTTGCAATTGTGATGAAAGATGAAAACTTTTATAGAAATTCTGGCGGAGGGGTTACGTTAAGCGGTGGAGAAATACTTGTAAATTCGGCTTTTGCAATAGAACTTTTTGAAAAGTTAAAAGAAGAGTATATCAACACTGCTATAGAAACAACAGGATATGGAAATTACAAGGATTTTGAAAAATTGGCAAAATTGACGGATACAATTTTATTTGACATAAAACATATGGACAACGAAAAACATAAAAAATATACCGCTGTTTCAAATGAAATAATCTTGAAAAATCTTACAAAACTTTCAGAATGGCATAAAAGAATCATTATGAGATTTCCATTTATAAAAGGAATTAACGATGATGAAAAAAACATTCACGAAACGGCAAAATTTTTAAAAAAGCTGAATTTGCTGGAAGTGAACATACTCCCCTATCACACAATGGGACTTGAAAAATATAAAAAATTAGGAAGAGAATATCCAATGAAGACACTTGAAAAACATACACAAGATGAACTAAATAATGCTTTAAATATAATGAAAAGTTATGGTTTACAGGCAAAATTGAATGGATAA
- a CDS encoding transaldolase family protein, translating into MMRVQYFIDTANLESIKKISDIFPITGVTTNPTIIAKEKRDFKEIINDIFDIIGKDKIVHAQAVGSTAEIIVKEVQLLRDTFGENFYTKIPVTPEGIKAMKILSKDGHKITATGILSPQQIIMAAEAGAEYMAPYINRSDNIGENGIEIVKDAYKILEMTKKTDEEKLARYKRIFEPKILGASFKNVRQVHETILAGSKSVTVAPDVFEKLIYHPYTDWSMDTFNSDWEKVYGEKTLLDLL; encoded by the coding sequence ATGATGAGAGTGCAATATTTTATTGATACAGCAAATTTGGAGAGTATAAAAAAAATTAGTGACATTTTTCCAATAACAGGTGTAACTACAAATCCTACTATTATTGCCAAGGAAAAAAGAGATTTTAAAGAGATTATAAACGATATTTTTGATATTATTGGAAAAGATAAGATCGTACATGCGCAGGCTGTGGGAAGTACAGCTGAAATAATAGTAAAGGAAGTACAGCTTTTGCGTGATACTTTTGGAGAAAATTTTTATACAAAAATTCCTGTAACACCTGAAGGAATAAAAGCTATGAAGATTTTATCAAAAGATGGTCATAAAATAACTGCAACAGGTATTTTATCACCACAACAGATAATTATGGCAGCAGAAGCAGGGGCAGAATATATGGCTCCGTATATTAACCGTTCTGACAACATTGGTGAAAATGGAATTGAAATTGTAAAAGATGCCTATAAAATTCTTGAAATGACTAAAAAGACTGATGAGGAAAAACTGGCACGATACAAAAGAATTTTTGAACCTAAAATATTAGGAGCTTCGTTTAAGAATGTAAGACAAGTTCACGAAACTATTCTGGCTGGATCAAAATCTGTAACAGTCGCTCCAGATGTTTTTGAAAAATTAATTTATCATCCTTACACAGACTGGAGTATGGATACATTTAATTCAGACTGGGAAAAAGTTTATGGAGAAAAAACATTGCTTGACTTGTTATAA
- a CDS encoding DeoR/GlpR family DNA-binding transcription regulator, which produces MFLDERLEKILEILKNEKKVKVTDLAEKFDVSEVIIRKNLKRLEQEGKLKRTHGGAILLKELAHSSTLEERIINRTKPKEIIARKIVENINIGETIFFDITSINYIAAEYLANSQKEITLITNMPSITTHFNKNSKISIIMIGGEYNKEIGGNVGIEAINYIKKYNVDKSFVGSAGIDLEAGKVMNFEANDGNTKKEIMNISKKIFLATEYRKLGILGNYKFSNLSDFNTFICEKDKKDFLESYKKIFDKSEVEIF; this is translated from the coding sequence ATGTTTTTGGATGAAAGACTAGAAAAAATACTTGAAATTTTAAAAAATGAAAAAAAAGTAAAAGTTACTGATTTGGCAGAAAAATTTGATGTTTCGGAAGTTATTATAAGAAAAAATTTAAAAAGGCTGGAGCAGGAAGGGAAACTCAAAAGAACTCATGGAGGTGCAATCTTACTAAAAGAACTGGCACATTCCAGCACACTTGAAGAAAGAATTATAAATAGAACAAAACCAAAGGAAATTATAGCAAGAAAAATTGTGGAAAATATCAACATTGGAGAAACAATATTTTTTGATATTACAAGTATAAATTATATTGCAGCAGAATATCTCGCAAACTCTCAAAAAGAAATAACCCTTATCACAAATATGCCTAGCATAACAACACATTTTAATAAAAATTCAAAAATCAGCATAATTATGATAGGTGGCGAATACAACAAAGAAATTGGTGGAAATGTTGGAATAGAAGCAATTAATTACATAAAAAAATATAACGTGGATAAATCCTTTGTTGGAAGTGCAGGAATAGATTTAGAAGCTGGAAAAGTGATGAATTTTGAAGCAAACGACGGAAATACAAAAAAAGAAATAATGAATATTTCAAAAAAGATATTTTTAGCAACTGAATACAGAAAATTGGGGATTTTAGGAAATTATAAATTTAGTAATTTATCTGATTTTAATACATTTATTTGTGAAAAAGATAAAAAAGATTTTTTGGAAAGTTATAAAAAAATATTCGATAAATCTGAAGTGGAAATTTTCTAA